CGGCAATGGATGAAGAAGACCATAAGACCCCTCCTGCTTTTATCCATCTGTTCTTAAGCATTGAGTAAATATTCATTAAACTTTATTATGAATAGTAAGCAAACCGTTTCTTTACAATTTAATTCAAACTAGAGTATAAAAGGGGAAACGCCATGGATGCTTTAGACATAGTTGACAACTTGCATAAATTAAAACCAGTATTTCAGCCTATCATTAGTGCCATAAGACATGATGTTATAGGATATGAAGTACTTGGCCGAATCGAAGAGAATAATGATTGGGTGGGGTTAAGTTCTTTTTTCCATGATAATGATGTCCCTGAAGAATTCAAAGTGGACGTAGACCAGCACCTTCTGCAAATCGCCATGGAAGAAATGCTTACCTCTAACATAGATGGGCTGCTATTTATTAACAGAAGTGCCAAACAACTGATGGTTCATGATGGGGAAGACCTCCTGGAGACGCTTCTTTTATTCGAACAAAAAGGTTTTTCCATGAACAGAGTCGTCGTAGAAGTGACAGAACACGATTTTGAAGAAGATTTTCAGGAACTTAGTCATCTGCTGCTATATTACAAAACATTTGGTATCCAAATAGCGATCGACCACGTAGGTGCCAAAAGTTCGAATATTGATCGCATCCGTCAGTTGGAACCGCACATCTTAAAAATCAATACAAGAATCATTCGTCATTCTGATTCAGATGGCTTTCAGGACATTATGTATTCTCTTTCGATGTTAGCTAGAAAAATAGGTTCAGCGTTACTGTTTGACAATATTGAAGATGATTACCAGCTTTACTTTGCTTGGAAGAACGGCGGCCGTTATTACCAAGGTGATTACCTTGCACAACCTGACTTTCAATTTGTTTCCAAAAATTCTCTTGCCCTTAACATTGGAAAAAGAATCGAACGTTACATTAACAGGGAAAAGTCGTTAATTGAACAACGGTTAGCGTTTATACTCTCCTGGGAACAAAAAATTAAGGAATTGCTTCCTAAATGGACAGGGCAGAAGGATGTAGACCCTTTTATAGAATTAATTACCCATCAATTTAATGAAGAATGTTTTCGGATGTTCATTTGCAACAGTGACGGCCAGCAAATCTCCTCCAACTTTAGAAAAAAAGGAAACTCGTGGAATAGAGAACCGGATAAAAAAGGGTCAAATTGGGCATTCCGTCCATACTTTCTGGAAAACGTTATGCAAATGAAAACATGGGGAAAAGGCATCCTGTCCGATATCTATTCAGATATAGATACCAAGGAAATGATACGAACTTTTAGTTACCCATTAACGGATCAGTACTTCTTGTTCGTGGACATTCGTTATGCTTACCTTTATGATCATGAGAGTTTACTAATCTAGCTGTATTATTTCGAACTGGGAGGGATCTTCACAGAAAAACTCCCAACGTTGTTGATAAACCTTGGGAGTTGTGGCAATTATTGATCATCCGCTAAGCGGAAACCGCTGAATTGCCATCTCATATCAGGATAGAAAAAATTTCGATAGGTGAGGCGGATATGCGACCTTGGCGTCACACAAGATCCCCCTTTTAATACAAATTGGTTCGCCATAAACTTAGCATTATATTCTCCCAGCGAACCGGCTAACGGTTTGCTCCTTGGATAGGGGACATAGGGGCTCTGCGTCCACTCCCAAACATCTCCGAATGCTTTATGGAACGCAGCTTCTTCACTATAGTGAGAATGCGGCTGGTAGTAACCATCTTCCATAAAGTGACCATCCAACGTATGGGTTTCCAACGCATACTCCCATTCCTGTTCTGTTGGAAGCCTCTTTCCTGCCCAACGTGCATAAGCATCAGCTTCATAATAGCTCACATGCGAAACAGGCGCATTTAAATCTAACTTCGTTAATCCAGCCAGAGTATAGCTATACCATTCTCCCTCCTGTTTTTCCCAGTATTGAGGATGCCCCCAATGTTCCTGATGTACTTTCTGCCAGCCATCCGACAGCCAATGTTCCGGATGTTCATAGCCACCATCATTGATAAACTGGATAAATTCCCAGTTGGTTACTGGTCGGTTAGCCAATTGATAAGGTGCGAGATATGTCTTGTGGCGAGGGTTTTCATTGTCAAAGCAAAATCCTTCACCGTCATATCCTACCTGCACGAGTCCTCCATCAATTTTTTCAAACTGAAGTGCCGGCACACTTTCATGCGGATGTTGGTTGTTATGAAAAGCCGGATAGAGGGGATTAAAGGAAAAATTATATTTAATGTCCATTAGAATCAGTTCTTGATGCTGCTGTTCATGTTGAAGCCCGATTTCTACCAGTTCCTGTATCTCCTTTTTTTCTCCATGAGTAACTAGTAATTTACTCATTGTTTGATCGACACGCTTGCGGTATTCCATCGTTTCATCAACAGTGGGGCGGGTGATAAGTCCTCGCCTGGCCTGTGGATGAGGAGTTCCTACCGTTTCATAATAGGAATTAAATAAGTAAAGGAACTCTTCATTAAAGTGCTGATAGTCAGGAACAAACTTTTCTAATATAAACTTCTCAAAAAACCAGGTTGTATGGGCCAGGTGCCATTTAGCAGGGCTGACATGAGGGGCAGCCTGTACGACAAAATCCTCCGTTTTTAGGTTAGACACGAGTTTTTCACTATAGTTTCGCACTTTCTGATACTGGTTTTGAAGATTAACTTCTGTAGTCGTTTGCATGTGTATCCACTCCTATTTTTTGATCTCCACTTCCTTTAACCCTTCATTCAAGTAAAAGTGCATTATTAACCGTTTTTCCCCATCTCTCCTAATCTCAATCGCAAACTTGTATTTATTAAATCACGCTTTTCTTTTTGCTTGAATAGAATTTCGTTGTAGATTTTTACTTTGAGAAAAATCTGCTGGAGAACTAGAAGTAATTCCTCTTACGGTCGAAATCGACTGCAATATCATGAAAAATAGAACGGGGAACCCCGCTACGGTTGCCATTTGCTTGACCGCGTCTACACCAGTAATTTCTCCTCCTGTACCTGCTGTAATCGTCAGCAAAGCCATCAATCCCATTACCACCCCCCAAAAAATTTTCACTTTAGCCGGAGGCTCCGGGTCTAAAATCGTGTTTCCAGTCGTCGTTAAGGATGAAATTGTCGTCGTCAGGGAATCAGCAAGGGTTGTAAAAGAAATGAAGATCGTCAACAGCATCAGCCAGCTGATAATAACTGCCAAGGGAAAATGTTCAAGAAATGCAAAAAGCGACAGTTCCAGCCCGCCTTCCTGGTTATGAATTAAATTCCAAAGCTGGCCGTCTCCTTTCCAGTCAAAATAAATCGCACTTCCACCAAATGCCCAGAACCACAGCATTCCAAAAGCAGCGGGGAGGAGGAGATTGACGACTACAAATTCCCGAATCGTTCTGCCATAGGCTAGTCTAGCTAAAAACATCCCGGTAACAGGCGCATAAGCAAGCCAAATGGACCAGTTAAATATCGGCCACCACCTCGGCCAGTCCGAACCTTTCATTGCACTCATCCATAAAAATCGTTCAGGAAGATGAGTGAGAAAATAGCCGGTCGATTGAGTTCCTAAATTTAATATAAATACTGTTGGACCAAACACAAAGACAAACAGCAGTAATAAAAGGAATACTTTTGTATTTTGATCGGCTAAAAACCGTATACCTCTCTGCAAGCCTGTATAACTAGAAATTATGTAAGTGATGGTAATCACAATGACAAGAGAGCCCCATAAAACAGGGCCGGTGCTTAAGCCTGTCAAGTGACCAATACCGCTTCCAATCTGGAGCACTCCTTCGCCTAGAACAGCAGCCATACCTCCAGCGATTGCAAACATTGTCAAACAATCGACAAGCGTCCCTGTGATTCCAAAAGCTCTTTTCCCAATTAACGGATACAGCGTAGAACTGATTGCATAAGGAAGCTGTAAATTATAATGGGCATAAGCTACGGCAATTCCCGATAGTACATAAATCGCATAAGGGGCAAGCGTCCAGTGATTCAAACTCGTTGATATTGCAAATACCCCGGCTTGCTCTGTACCGGGCTTAATCCCTAATGCTTGAGGGGGCTGGCTGAAATGGTTGATCGGTTCGGCCAGCCCCCAAAATAGGATTCCAACACCAATTCCCGCAGTAAGAGAAATGGCGAACCACGTCCATTTATTTACAATCGGGCGGGCCTGTTTTCCTCCAAATTTGATATCTCCATATTTAGAGAAGCCAAAATATAAACAAAGGAATATCAACGAAAATACAGTTAAATTGAACAGCCAGCCAAAATTAATAAAGGCAAAATTAACAATCTTTGTTTGAATATCATAGAAACTCTGCGGAAAAAATACTCCAATTAAAACAGTAACCAACAACAAGACAGCCATAGGGAGGAACACGTTCCACCTGATTTTCTTCTCTTCCATTCTCGTCTCACACTCTTCCCTTCTAATCTGCAATCTGAGTAACGGTTACCCTAACCACTTGAAAAACAAACCTTCTACATTTAAAGAAGGTCAATGGTTGACGATGAAATATATATTTCATAAACTTTATTTATATGAAACATCTATTTCAAAAAGGAGATGTCGAAGATTCCACAACTATCACCCTTACTCTTTGAAAACGCAACAAGGTCCAGAGATTTTTTTGACCATGCCAAAGAGGTTATTCCCGGAGGAGTAACAGCTCAAATTAAACATTTTGATCCGCATCCAGTAGTGATGGAGAAAGGCGACGGGAGCAAGCTTTATGACGTCGACGGAAATCAGTACATCGATTATTTGCTTTCTTACGGTGCTTTGATTCACGGACACGGTCACCCTAATGTTATCAATGCGGTTATGAACCAAATGAAAACCGATGGAAGTACTATTTTCGGCACCCCTCATCAAAAAGAAGTAGAAATGGCAGAAAAACTTATTCATCTATACCCCGGAATAGAAATGGTACGGTATACGAATTCTGGTTTAGAAGCGACCCTGCTTGCTATCCGTACAGCACTTGCAGTCACCGGCAAGCCAAAGCTCGCCAAGTTTGAGGGACATTATCACGGCGGTCACGACCAAGTGCTTGTCAGTGTCAACCCTGGGAAAAGAGAACGAGGAAAACCGGAACAGCCTCAGGCAGTACTGGAATCCACCGGTATTCCTGATTACTATGTAAAAAATACGGTGGTTCTGCCTTTTAATCAATTGGATGCTTGTGAAAAGATTCTCAGAGAGCAGGCTGATGAAATCGGCTGTCTTATTTTGGAGCCTGTTCAAGGCGGCTTCATTCCTGCTGAAAAGGTTTTTATAGAAGGAATTCGAAAGCTGACAGAAGAATTAAATATTGTCCTGATTTTTGATGAAGTAAAGACTGGTTTTCGTGTTGGACTAGGAGGGGCGCAGGGGGAATATGGAATTCAGCCTGACCTAACCACCCTCGGAAAAGTACTGGGCGGAGGATTTCCAATCGGAGTATTAGGAGGAAGTAAAGAGATTATGGCGTTGACTTCGGGCGAAAAACGAGACTTACTTTCCACAGGTGCAGAGCAAAGAGGAGGACCGGATGCTGTTTTTCACAGCGGTACGTATAATGGTCACCCAACAGTACTTGCTGCAGGATTAGCTACGATACATGAGCTCGAGAAAGAGGAAGCCATGGATGAACTATTTCGTAAAACACAACATCTCCGAGATGGTCTGGAAAACGTTTACCGCTCTTATGGTCTCCCCATGCAGACCATTGGAACAGGCAGCATCTTTAATCTTCTGTTAACCGATAAAAAGGTATTGAACTACAGGGATTTAAGCAAGGCAGACTTCACATTAAGAAGAGAAATCGACCTTCAGCTGCTTGCTCAGGGGATCTATACGAAGCCGCTCAATCGTTATTCTATGTCTACCGTTCATTCTGAAGAAGATCTAGAAAGTACGATTCACTGTCATGAGCAAGCCATTAAAGAGGTTCTCAAGAAATGATGATCCTAACCGACTGGAGGAAGGAGGGATAAAGGTGGCAGATATATATAAGCAAATCGCCAGTAATATGGAAGACATGAGCAATGCCCAGATAAAAATTGCGGAATATTTAATCAATCATTCTTCTTCTGCACCTTTTTTGACGGCTGGCAAATTAGCGAAAATGTCAGAAGTCAGTGCCGCTACAGTAGTAAGGTTTGCAGCATTTTTAGGTTTT
This Halobacillus salinarum DNA region includes the following protein-coding sequences:
- a CDS encoding EAL domain-containing protein; translation: MDALDIVDNLHKLKPVFQPIISAIRHDVIGYEVLGRIEENNDWVGLSSFFHDNDVPEEFKVDVDQHLLQIAMEEMLTSNIDGLLFINRSAKQLMVHDGEDLLETLLLFEQKGFSMNRVVVEVTEHDFEEDFQELSHLLLYYKTFGIQIAIDHVGAKSSNIDRIRQLEPHILKINTRIIRHSDSDGFQDIMYSLSMLARKIGSALLFDNIEDDYQLYFAWKNGGRYYQGDYLAQPDFQFVSKNSLALNIGKRIERYINREKSLIEQRLAFILSWEQKIKELLPKWTGQKDVDPFIELITHQFNEECFRMFICNSDGQQISSNFRKKGNSWNREPDKKGSNWAFRPYFLENVMQMKTWGKGILSDIYSDIDTKEMIRTFSYPLTDQYFLFVDIRYAYLYDHESLLI
- the egtB gene encoding ergothioneine biosynthesis protein EgtB, whose translation is MQTTTEVNLQNQYQKVRNYSEKLVSNLKTEDFVVQAAPHVSPAKWHLAHTTWFFEKFILEKFVPDYQHFNEEFLYLFNSYYETVGTPHPQARRGLITRPTVDETMEYRKRVDQTMSKLLVTHGEKKEIQELVEIGLQHEQQHQELILMDIKYNFSFNPLYPAFHNNQHPHESVPALQFEKIDGGLVQVGYDGEGFCFDNENPRHKTYLAPYQLANRPVTNWEFIQFINDGGYEHPEHWLSDGWQKVHQEHWGHPQYWEKQEGEWYSYTLAGLTKLDLNAPVSHVSYYEADAYARWAGKRLPTEQEWEYALETHTLDGHFMEDGYYQPHSHYSEEAAFHKAFGDVWEWTQSPYVPYPRSKPLAGSLGEYNAKFMANQFVLKGGSCVTPRSHIRLTYRNFFYPDMRWQFSGFRLADDQ
- a CDS encoding BCCT family transporter, whose product is MEEKKIRWNVFLPMAVLLLVTVLIGVFFPQSFYDIQTKIVNFAFINFGWLFNLTVFSLIFLCLYFGFSKYGDIKFGGKQARPIVNKWTWFAISLTAGIGVGILFWGLAEPINHFSQPPQALGIKPGTEQAGVFAISTSLNHWTLAPYAIYVLSGIAVAYAHYNLQLPYAISSTLYPLIGKRAFGITGTLVDCLTMFAIAGGMAAVLGEGVLQIGSGIGHLTGLSTGPVLWGSLVIVITITYIISSYTGLQRGIRFLADQNTKVFLLLLLFVFVFGPTVFILNLGTQSTGYFLTHLPERFLWMSAMKGSDWPRWWPIFNWSIWLAYAPVTGMFLARLAYGRTIREFVVVNLLLPAAFGMLWFWAFGGSAIYFDWKGDGQLWNLIHNQEGGLELSLFAFLEHFPLAVIISWLMLLTIFISFTTLADSLTTTISSLTTTGNTILDPEPPAKVKIFWGVVMGLMALLTITAGTGGEITGVDAVKQMATVAGFPVLFFMILQSISTVRGITSSSPADFSQSKNLQRNSIQAKRKA
- a CDS encoding aspartate aminotransferase family protein, translated to MSKIPQLSPLLFENATRSRDFFDHAKEVIPGGVTAQIKHFDPHPVVMEKGDGSKLYDVDGNQYIDYLLSYGALIHGHGHPNVINAVMNQMKTDGSTIFGTPHQKEVEMAEKLIHLYPGIEMVRYTNSGLEATLLAIRTALAVTGKPKLAKFEGHYHGGHDQVLVSVNPGKRERGKPEQPQAVLESTGIPDYYVKNTVVLPFNQLDACEKILREQADEIGCLILEPVQGGFIPAEKVFIEGIRKLTEELNIVLIFDEVKTGFRVGLGGAQGEYGIQPDLTTLGKVLGGGFPIGVLGGSKEIMALTSGEKRDLLSTGAEQRGGPDAVFHSGTYNGHPTVLAAGLATIHELEKEEAMDELFRKTQHLRDGLENVYRSYGLPMQTIGTGSIFNLLLTDKKVLNYRDLSKADFTLRREIDLQLLAQGIYTKPLNRYSMSTVHSEEDLESTIHCHEQAIKEVLKK